The genomic stretch TTTTATAATAGGAATATTGGTATTGGTATAACTGGGTACAACTTCAGAAAAAATAAGGTTATTGGTTTTATAATTGAGTTCTTTGACCATTGCATTGGCATCACTAAAAGAGAGATTACAAAAGAGGGTGTTTTTAAAATTAGGATGCTGTTCAGCTTTTTTTATAAACATGGCATTGGCTTTATACGCTCCCACCATAATAACTGCTTCGGGTTTTGTTTGTTGGATTTCATGAAACGCATGACCTATGGAGAGGGTATTTCTCTTATATGTTCCTTCCGCAATGAGCTCTAAATTGTACTGTTTTAAAGCATGAATCAGTGAAACATATCCCTCTTCTCCATAATCATCATTTTGATAAAATACAGCAAATTTATTTAAACCTTTTTTGCGGTGCAAATAATCAATGAGTTGTTCTATTTCTTCTTTATAAGAGCTTCTGATATTGATGATGTTTTCATAATACTCTTTACGTAAAAACTCTCCACCAGTAAAAGGTGCAATAAAAGGGATGGGATTATTCTCAATCATTGGTAATATATTTTTAACTGTGGGTGTTCCAACAAAACCAAAAAGTGCAAATAAATTTTTCTTTTTCAACAGCTGAGAGATGTTTTCAGATGTTAAAGTTGGTTCATATTTATCATCAAGTGTGAGAAGCTCAATTTGTTTGTCTTTAAGAAGTTGATGTTCATTTGCATATTTAAAGTAGGCATTTGCACCCGCCTCAACAGATTCACCCCACTTATACATTATTCCAGATTTAGGCAGAGAAGAGCCTAATAGTATTGTTTTTGTGTTGAATATTTGCTCTTTTAAATTGAAGTATATGATTGTCAAAAGCATAACGACGATGAATAGAATACGAAACAAAAGAAGTTCTCCAATTTAAAGTGATACAAAACTGCACACATCATTTAATATATTGAAAAATAAGTAAAATATATTTTACCATTTAAGATATATTAAAGAGTTATAAAAATAAAATGGTAAATTATATTTTACCAAAAGGCATATTTTATGCAGGAATTTATCTATTATAACCCCAATTCTTTAGAATTTCCCTTAAATGAAGAGGTTTTAATCTCTTCAACCCTCAAAGAGTTAAAAGAGATTAACTGTATTGTCTCCAACAGTGATCAAGTCAATGCACAAGTGGTAGCAAAAGAGATTGATTTTTATATTCAAAATTCACAAGACAATTTGAGCAATAAAATGAAAAATGTGGGAAAACTCTACAAAATAAATGCGTTGCGTTTTGATTTATCTTTAGATATGGAACAAGAACTTCAAGTTGATAACCGAGTTTTACTCATTGGAACACAAGAGCAAAAAGATGATTTTTTAGGTTCTAAGTTGGCTTTAGAGTTCGAGTTTTATCATATTGATGCCTCTATTTTAAAAATGATCGATGGACATATGGGATCTTTTGAAGTTATAGTTGATAATGATGGTAAAGAAACCGTTCTTAAAGTATCACAAATTGTTTGGTTTGATGCCACAGAAACATTTGATCGTGCGGGGATTTATGATCCAATATCAAGCAGTCATGATGATGTCTTTGAACAACTTCTTCAAAATACAAAAGGGCATATTTATAAAAAATTTATTACATATGATAGTTCTATTTGTCAATATCATGATAGAAGAGATGAGGTCTGTGCTCAATGTGTCAATGTTTGTCCAACGGTTGCTATTACAAAAGATGATGAAAATAAACATCTTATTTTCAGTGATATTGACTGTTTAGGGTGTGGTGGATGTATCTCAGTTTGTCCAAGTGGTGCTTTGGATTATGCCCCCATGAACACAGAGAGCTTTTTCCAAATTTCCAGAATGTATGAAGGACATACTCCTTTAATTATCCCTGCTAAAATGAATATCCATGAAATCAATATTGAACTCAAGGAACACGTGCTTCCCTTGAGCATTGAGGGTGAGAAGTTTTTAGATGAAAGTAAACTATTAACTCTTTTACAAGAGAGCGGTTCTCAAATTGTTTTTTATACCGACTTCCTATCAAAAGGTACCACCGATGCCATTGATATCTTAAATCAAATTTATAAGAAAAAATACAACTGTAAAGCCATCCTTGTTGCTCAAAATGAACAGGAGTTACAAGCAGCCCTACAAGAGGTGCAATTTGTAGAAAACTCACGATACTCTATCAATCAAACCACAGAGAAAAAAAGAGAGAACTTTGCCATTCGACTTGAAAAGATTGTAGATGGTCAAGACTTAGGTCGAGTTATCACTGGACCAAGCGTGCACTATGCTAAGGTTAATGTAAACGAAGCAAACTGTACTCTATGTCTTTCATGTGTTGGGGCCTGTAACGTAGATGCACTTATTGCAGATGCAACAGATAACACTTTACAACTCAATTCAAGTTTGTGTACAGCCTGTGGTTATTGTGAACTCTCCTGTCCCGAAAAAGATTGTTTGAGTATCGAGCAAGATATGATAGAACTTCAACCTTCATGGTTTACTTACAATGTATTAGCACAAGATGAACTCTTTGCTTGTGTGGAGTGTGGCAAAGAGTTTGCAACCAAAAAAGCTGTTGAAAAAATTGCACACATGATGTCACCGATTTTTTCAAAGATGAGCAAAACAAAAGAGAGAACACTTTACTGTTGTGAAGATTGTAAAGCAAAATTAATGATACAAGAGGGATTATTACATGCATAATGAACAAATAAACCAAGCCAGAGTCTTTATTTATAACATATTAGCAATGTTATTTGTAGAAAGTCATGTAGAACATAATGCAGATAAAATTGTTCAAAATTTAGAAGTTCTTAGTGAAAATTCATTTGATGATGAAGTGGAAGAGGCAGTAAAATGTCTGCTTGAATATATTCAAGCAGAGGGTGTAAAGAGTTTGTATGAAAATTTTCAGAAACTCTTTTTAGTACCATTTGGAGAATATGTCTCTTTGAGTTGTTCTCAATATCATGAACAAAGAGAAGCAGGTTTGATGCTCATAAAGGTTCGAGATATATTGGCAAAAACTAAAATCAGAAAAGATGAGACACTCTTTAAAGCACAAGAAGATGATTTTGGATTTTTATTTACTTTGAGTGCTTATTTGATTGAGCAACAACAAATAAACGAAATAAAAGAGGATTTACAAAAACAGCTTTTTTTAGAGGTGATTAATCCTTATATTGATCATTTATCAATGGAGTTAGAGAAATCAAAAAACCCCATATATATCCATGCATCTACAATTTTAGCAAACTTTATACAGTTTGAACGAAGCTATTTAAAAATCATTAAAGCGGCCTAAGTAGCATAAGAGAGTCCCCATAAGTATTTATTGAAATATTTATGGGGGTTTTCGTACCCACAAAATAAAATAGGAGTTAATATGGCTGAAGAGTTTAACACAAGACGAAGCTTTATTAAACGAGCTGGAATCGCTGCTTCTGTTTTTGCAGGTTCTGCTGTCGCTGTGGCAGCAACAACACAAAGCAGAGATAGAGGTGAAGGAAGTGATTCTGGACATGGTGTTGCAGTAGGAATTGCACACAAAAAAGAAGTTTTATATAAAAAAACTCAGGCTTGGAGCGCTTTTTATAACGCTGCAAAATAACAAAAGGAGAAGAGAATGACAATGCTTAAAAGCTTTGGGAGAAGAAGTTTTCTTAAGATGGCTTCGTTAGCAACTGCTGCAACAGCAACGTCTGCATTTGCAAACACAGGTGTCTTAAGAGAAGCAAAGGAAGAGGAGATTAAAAATCCATTCCCAGGATCAAAGTTAGTAAAAACAGTCTGTTCATACTGTTCAGTAGGTTGCGGTGTTGTAGCTGAAGTACATAATGGAGTATGGGTAAGACAAGAGGTGGCATATGATCACCCAATCAGTCATGGGGGACACTGTTGTAAAGGTGCTGATATGATTGATAAAGCGAGAGCTACAAATCGTTTAAAATATCCAATGGAAAAAGTAAACGGAGAGTGGAAAAGAGTGAGTTGGGATAATGCCATGGGTAAAATCTCAGACAAGTTACAACAACTCAGAGAAGAGCATGGTCCAGATGCAGTCCAATTTATTGGTTCATCAAAAGTGAGCAATGAGCAAGCTTTTTATATCAGAAAATTTGCTGCAATGTTTGGTACAAATAACATTGACCAACAAGCAAGAATTTGTCACAGTCCTACCGTAGCAGGTGTTGCAAATACTTGGGGATATGGAGCAATGACAAATCACATTGGTGATATGCAAAACTCTAAAGCAATTATTATTTTTGGTGCAAATCCAGCATCAAATCACCCAGTTGCTATGCAACACATTTTAAAGTCTAAAGAACAAAATGGGGCTAAAATCATTGTTGTTGACCCTAGATACACAAAAACTGCTGCAAAAAGTGATGTGTTTTGTAGAATACGACCGGGTACAGACATTGCGTTTATGTATGGAATGATTCGAATCATTAAAAAGAACAACTGGTTTGATAAGCAGTTTTTAAATGACAGAGTATATGGTATTGAAGAGATTTTCAAAGAGTGTGAAGAGTATACGCCTGAACACGTTGAACATATCACAGGTTGTCCAAAAGAGACATTGATTCAAGCTACATCAATGTTTGCTAGTGCCGATCCAGGTTCATTGATTTGGAATCAAGGATTAACACAACATACTATTGGTTCATCAAATACACGACTTGCAACCATTGTTCAATTGATTTTAGGAAACATGGGTAAAACTGGTGGTGGATGTAATATTTTAAGAGGACATGACAACGTACAAGGTGCAACAGATTTAGGTTGTTTATCTCATACACTTCCTGGATATTATGGACTTTCTGAAGGTTCATGGAAATACTTCTCTAAACAGTGGAATGTAGACTATGACTGGTTAAAAGGACGATTTAAATCGAAAGAACTGATGGAATCGGAAGGTTTCAGTTTGAGTCTGTGGCTTCACGGTGTATTAGAGCAAAACAATGCTAAAAATAATGGTGGAAGTCCATTGCGAGCTTTAGTGGTTATTGGTAATGGTATTTCAACGATTACTCAAACGCATAAAGTAAAAGAGGCTTTAGATAAATTAGAACTGGTTGTTTTTGTTGACCCATTTGTTAATGATTCAGCTGTAATGACAACTCGAGAAAACAACTTATTTATGTTGCCAGTTGCAACTCAAATGGAAACATCTGGAAGTATCGTGAATACTTCACGAACTATTCAATGGCGATATCAAGTAATTGATCCATTGTATGAAGCAAGACCAGATCATGAAATCTTATTTGATTTTGCAAAAAGACTTGGGTTCTATGACCAGTACGTTGCTGGTATGGGTAAAGGAAAAGATTTTAAATGGCCTGAAGATGCAACCAATGAGATTGCACGAAGTCTTAAGACTATTGGTATGCAAGGACGAACAGCCGAGCGAATTAAAAATCATACCGATAATTGGCACTTGTTTGATTCAGTTTCTTTAAAAGGGAAAGGTGCACTTTCTAAAGAGTATTATGGATTACCTTGGCCTTGTTGGAATGAAAGCCATCCTGGAAGCCCAGTATTATATAATGTAAATCTTCCTGTTTCACAAGGTGGTATGGGATTTAGAGCACGATTTGGTACTGAGAGAAATGGAACAAATCTCTTAGCTGAAAAAGGTGTTGCTCCAGTAGGTTCACGAATCAAAGGTGGATATGCGGAAATTACGTATAAAAATATTGAAGAACTTGCAGGTGTAAAACTAAGTGCAGCAGAGAAAAAAGCAGTAGAAGGTAAAAACTGGAAGACAGATGACAGCGGTATATTAAATAAATATGCACTCAAAGCGGGACTTGCTCCATATGGAAATGCAAAGGCTCGAACCATCGTTTGGAATTTTACTGACCAAATCCCTAAACACAGAGAGCCGTTACACTCACCAAGACCAGACTTAGTAAAACAATATCCTGCGATTCGAGATAAGAAAAACTATTTCCGTACAGATGTACGATACGAATCTGAGCAAAATGCTCAAGAGTGGTCAAAAGATTACCCTACAAGTATTGTTTCTGGAAGAATTGTTGAACACTTTGGTTCAGGAACAGAAACAAGAGCATCTAAATATTTAGCAGAATTATCTCCTGAGATGTATGGTGAAGTTCATCCTAATTATGCAGCTTCTTTAGGAATTAAAGATGGTGAGATGATGTGGGTATATGGTACAGCAGAAGGGAAGATTAAGGTTCGTTGTAAGTACAGTCACACAGTGGCAGAAGGGTATGTATTCTTACCTCAAAACTTCTCAGGAGTATTCAGTGGTGAAAAACTTGATTACAGATATCCAGAAGGTACGCAACCATATATCTATGGTGAAGCATCAAACCAAATTACAAGTTATGGTTTTGACCAAGAGACAGGTTGTCCAGAGACAAAATGTTCACTTGTCAGATTAGAACGAGCATAGGAGAAGTAGTATGAGTAAACCAGATTTTGCACGGATGAAATTTTACTGCGATGAGAAGCTTTGTATTGATTGTAACGGATGTGTAGTTGCTTGTAAAGAGGCACATGAAGTTCCAGTTGGAGTAAATCGACGAAAAGTAGTAACGATAAATGAGGGAATCGTAGGACAAGAGATTTCTGTATCAATGGCGTGTATGCATTGCGCTGATGCACCTTGCCAACAGGTGTGTCCAGTAGACTGTTTTTACATCAGAACAGATGGAATTGTTTTGCATGATAAAGATAAATGTATCGGATGTGGATATTGTCTCTTTGCATGCCCATTTGGTGCACCACAATTTCCTAAAAATGGTGCTTTTGGTACTAAAGGAAAAATGGATAAATGTACTATGTGTGCCGGAGGACCTGAAGAGACAAATTCTCATGAAGAGTTTGAAAAATATGGACAAAATAGAATTGCTGAAGGAAAGGTGCCAATGTGTGCTTCAATGTGTTCAACTAAAGCATTACTCGTAGGTGATGCAGATGAAGTGGCATTGATAAAAACATACAGAGCAACCGCAAAAGGAAAAGGTATCCAAACTGAAGCGATGGGTTGGTAGGAACAGATAATGGAAAACAGCTCATTTTTTAAACGAAACAGAGCATACATTTTTACAATTCTTGGACTGTCAATCGTCGGGTTTGTATTTTTAAAATTTCTTATGATCATTGATTGGGAATATTTTATACAATATAAACTTGCAATTCTTATGACAGGGAACGTGGATGGAGTATTGGCTCCACCACACTCTGCATATGAAGCGATGGTAAATGCAGCCTTTGGTCCAAACTATGAAGCGTTTGCACCAGAGATTATCCGAGCAAGTAATGAGCGACAGCTTTTTATTTGGTGGGTATTTGTTGCAGAGATAGCGATTTTTTGTATTATGTATGTGATTCAAGGACGACGAGTTCCCAAAGTAACAAACTTCGATGATCAAGTAGTGGTGTTTAACCTCTTTCATCGAATTGTAATTTGGTTGAACGTTGCAATAGTTTTAACACTGATTATCACTGGATTTAATATCACTTGGGGATTGCGTTCAGGTGGTGGAGAGTTACCGTTTTTATTCAGAGGTACTCATGAAATCACAGGACTGATTTGGTTCCCTGTATGGTTGCTGATGAGTATCATTGCATTTAAAGACTCAAAACTTCTGTTCAAAAACAGTTTGACAAGAAAGATTATTATTCCAGGTACGTATAAACCGATGAAAAGAATCATCTATTTCTTCTTCGTGATTATGGGTGCTGGTTTATTAGTCAGTGGAGCAATTATTTGGTACTTGCATCCAGATGCATACACCAATGCACAAGTGATTCAATTTAAACGGTTAGTACTGTATATCCACTTTGGATCGAGTGTACTGATTATGTTCTTCTTGATGGACTTTATTTACTCTGCATTAGTAGCAGTAAAAGGGAATATCAAAGGTGTTATCACAGGGAAATACCCAAGAGAGCACTTAGAGCAAATCGCACCGGACGTATTAGCAGAAATTGAAGAAGCAAAAAGGGAAAAGGCATGACACAGCCAATAAGAAGTGAAAACTTCTCCCTTGTGCATGACAAGAACTTCAGTGAGTATTGCAAAGAAGTCATGATTGAAAAGTATGACCAAGCAAGCTTAGAATTGTGTGAAGATTTCGTCATCAAAGAGGAGAGAATAGAGTTCTCACTTAATTCAGATAAATTTCTTTCAGTCATGAGTATGGCACAACATCAAGATGCGCATATCATTGGGTTTTTACTCAGTGAAGCAGTGATTACAGCATTGGATGATGTTCAAGATATTCAAATAAGTCCCGATGGATTAAAAGTAAATGTCATAGCAAAAATTTCACAAGAGGGTTATGCCAACTTGTTTAAAGAGAAAACC from Candidatus Marinarcus aquaticus encodes the following:
- a CDS encoding ABC transporter substrate-binding protein; its protein translation is MLLTIIYFNLKEQIFNTKTILLGSSLPKSGIMYKWGESVEAGANAYFKYANEHQLLKDKQIELLTLDDKYEPTLTSENISQLLKKKNLFALFGFVGTPTVKNILPMIENNPIPFIAPFTGGEFLRKEYYENIINIRSSYKEEIEQLIDYLHRKKGLNKFAVFYQNDDYGEEGYVSLIHALKQYNLELIAEGTYKRNTLSIGHAFHEIQQTKPEAVIMVGAYKANAMFIKKAEQHPNFKNTLFCNLSFSDANAMVKELNYKTNNLIFSEVVPSYTNTNIPIIKEYIQRMHEYNPDIPLGFISLESFIAAKTVVMTLKNINGYITRKKFLQTIQKLPKNYLDGIHAEFKNSQLLHKTYLFEYKNNRFKEIEHE
- a CDS encoding 4Fe-4S dicluster domain-containing protein; translation: MQEFIYYNPNSLEFPLNEEVLISSTLKELKEINCIVSNSDQVNAQVVAKEIDFYIQNSQDNLSNKMKNVGKLYKINALRFDLSLDMEQELQVDNRVLLIGTQEQKDDFLGSKLALEFEFYHIDASILKMIDGHMGSFEVIVDNDGKETVLKVSQIVWFDATETFDRAGIYDPISSSHDDVFEQLLQNTKGHIYKKFITYDSSICQYHDRRDEVCAQCVNVCPTVAITKDDENKHLIFSDIDCLGCGGCISVCPSGALDYAPMNTESFFQISRMYEGHTPLIIPAKMNIHEINIELKEHVLPLSIEGEKFLDESKLLTLLQESGSQIVFYTDFLSKGTTDAIDILNQIYKKKYNCKAILVAQNEQELQAALQEVQFVENSRYSINQTTEKKRENFAIRLEKIVDGQDLGRVITGPSVHYAKVNVNEANCTLCLSCVGACNVDALIADATDNTLQLNSSLCTACGYCELSCPEKDCLSIEQDMIELQPSWFTYNVLAQDELFACVECGKEFATKKAVEKIAHMMSPIFSKMSKTKERTLYCCEDCKAKLMIQEGLLHA
- a CDS encoding TorD/DmsD family molecular chaperone; its protein translation is MHNEQINQARVFIYNILAMLFVESHVEHNADKIVQNLEVLSENSFDDEVEEAVKCLLEYIQAEGVKSLYENFQKLFLVPFGEYVSLSCSQYHEQREAGLMLIKVRDILAKTKIRKDETLFKAQEDDFGFLFTLSAYLIEQQQINEIKEDLQKQLFLEVINPYIDHLSMELEKSKNPIYIHASTILANFIQFERSYLKIIKAA
- a CDS encoding formate dehydrogenase; protein product: MAEEFNTRRSFIKRAGIAASVFAGSAVAVAATTQSRDRGEGSDSGHGVAVGIAHKKEVLYKKTQAWSAFYNAAK
- a CDS encoding molybdopterin-dependent oxidoreductase, which encodes MTMLKSFGRRSFLKMASLATAATATSAFANTGVLREAKEEEIKNPFPGSKLVKTVCSYCSVGCGVVAEVHNGVWVRQEVAYDHPISHGGHCCKGADMIDKARATNRLKYPMEKVNGEWKRVSWDNAMGKISDKLQQLREEHGPDAVQFIGSSKVSNEQAFYIRKFAAMFGTNNIDQQARICHSPTVAGVANTWGYGAMTNHIGDMQNSKAIIIFGANPASNHPVAMQHILKSKEQNGAKIIVVDPRYTKTAAKSDVFCRIRPGTDIAFMYGMIRIIKKNNWFDKQFLNDRVYGIEEIFKECEEYTPEHVEHITGCPKETLIQATSMFASADPGSLIWNQGLTQHTIGSSNTRLATIVQLILGNMGKTGGGCNILRGHDNVQGATDLGCLSHTLPGYYGLSEGSWKYFSKQWNVDYDWLKGRFKSKELMESEGFSLSLWLHGVLEQNNAKNNGGSPLRALVVIGNGISTITQTHKVKEALDKLELVVFVDPFVNDSAVMTTRENNLFMLPVATQMETSGSIVNTSRTIQWRYQVIDPLYEARPDHEILFDFAKRLGFYDQYVAGMGKGKDFKWPEDATNEIARSLKTIGMQGRTAERIKNHTDNWHLFDSVSLKGKGALSKEYYGLPWPCWNESHPGSPVLYNVNLPVSQGGMGFRARFGTERNGTNLLAEKGVAPVGSRIKGGYAEITYKNIEELAGVKLSAAEKKAVEGKNWKTDDSGILNKYALKAGLAPYGNAKARTIVWNFTDQIPKHREPLHSPRPDLVKQYPAIRDKKNYFRTDVRYESEQNAQEWSKDYPTSIVSGRIVEHFGSGTETRASKYLAELSPEMYGEVHPNYAASLGIKDGEMMWVYGTAEGKIKVRCKYSHTVAEGYVFLPQNFSGVFSGEKLDYRYPEGTQPYIYGEASNQITSYGFDQETGCPETKCSLVRLERA
- the fdh3B gene encoding formate dehydrogenase FDH3 subunit beta: MSKPDFARMKFYCDEKLCIDCNGCVVACKEAHEVPVGVNRRKVVTINEGIVGQEISVSMACMHCADAPCQQVCPVDCFYIRTDGIVLHDKDKCIGCGYCLFACPFGAPQFPKNGAFGTKGKMDKCTMCAGGPEETNSHEEFEKYGQNRIAEGKVPMCASMCSTKALLVGDADEVALIKTYRATAKGKGIQTEAMGW
- a CDS encoding cytochrome b/b6 domain-containing protein: MENSSFFKRNRAYIFTILGLSIVGFVFLKFLMIIDWEYFIQYKLAILMTGNVDGVLAPPHSAYEAMVNAAFGPNYEAFAPEIIRASNERQLFIWWVFVAEIAIFCIMYVIQGRRVPKVTNFDDQVVVFNLFHRIVIWLNVAIVLTLIITGFNITWGLRSGGGELPFLFRGTHEITGLIWFPVWLLMSIIAFKDSKLLFKNSLTRKIIIPGTYKPMKRIIYFFFVIMGAGLLVSGAIIWYLHPDAYTNAQVIQFKRLVLYIHFGSSVLIMFFLMDFIYSALVAVKGNIKGVITGKYPREHLEQIAPDVLAEIEEAKREKA